The Bacillota bacterium nucleotide sequence ATTTTCTGGATGAATCCCGTGAGTTCGGGCAGGCTTTCCTTCAGGCGGATTCTCTTCTTCTCTTCGAAAGCAGCTATTCCTATTGCACCTATCGATTCTCCCTCGAGCACGATGGGGGCGGCAATACCGATCTTGTAATAGCATCTACCCTTCAAATCGCACGGTTCGCATATCAAATGCAGCCCGGGCTCATCCATCACGAGGAGCCGCTTGTGGTTCAGGATGAAGGAATAGCCGTGCCCATGGCGGAGCGGTCGTCCTTGCGTACTCTTTACGGAGCCGGTCGCAGCTATCCTGATCAGGCTCGAATCGATCACTTCGACATCGCAACCAACGGCAAGGCTGATGGCTTCAGCCACCTGATTTACGTCGTCGGCGATCGTGCTAAGAAGAGAACCTCGCATCGCTGAGAACCACCCCGTCTTCTGCGCGCTGTTCTCCGGGTGAATGGACTGGTCCTATAGAGCCTGCTTGCAAGTGGTCATGTTCTATTGAATTGCGCCCGGTTCCTTTCTTGCGGGGACGATTCACTTGTCGTGGGGAGCTACCGTACGGGGGAGTCCCGCAGCGCGACGTAGAACCAGGAGGGAAGACTCAGCATTGGAGGAGGAATTGGCGGTGGCAGGCGTGTCAGCCGCGTGTCATACTGCCCCCTGGCGGCCACGTGGAAAGCGCTCGGAGCGGAAGACCTCGGCAGGTTGTACTGTGAAGTCGACCCCGCGCTGGTGAGGGGTTTCAATCCCGAGATGGGGTTCCGCCACGACCGCAACGTGCTGAAGGGCGATGACGATTGTGTGCTGGTCTACGAAGAACCCTCTAAGTAGGGAAGCGGCGGAGGCAAAGCGGGGACGCGCTGCCGGCGCAGACGTCCCCGCTGCTTGTTTCAATCGGCCTAGCCCAGCCGTTCCGCAATCGCCTTGACCTTCCGGAGCAGGTCATCCAGCCCAGTCGCAAACACCAGGATCAGCCTCTCCAGGTTTATCCGATCGGGCACGTCCACGACGTCGGGAAGCGTCGACCGCGCGGCCAGCACGGCCCTCAGGTCGCGGGAGTAGTCGTCGTCACTCTGGCGGTAATCGGGGGGAGCCGGCATCGCGGCTACCACCAGGCCCGCCTTTGCGCATGCCCCCAGTACCCGTGGGTTGTTCCGGAGGTTCATCACGCAGCGTGTGTCGGGGAAGAACTCACGCGCGATGAGTAGCGTCCCCGCCATGTAGATCGAAGCGCCCATCTCGGGCTGGCCGGTCGGCACCACACGGTCTTTGACCCTGACGAGGCGGCCCGGGATCGCCGCAACGTCCCTGGTCTCACGCGCCTCCAGTGATGCGTAGGCGATGTTGGCCCCAATTTCGGGGATGAGCGGAAGGATGCCCGCCCTCTCCAGCGCTTTCACCGCCTCAGCAAGTTCCTCACAGAGCGTCCTCTCGGCCGGGGTGCGCGTGTCCGACTTGAGTGCCAGCGCGTTAAAGAAGACCTCCCAGAACCGGTCGACTGGAGGGGGGGTAAGCGGTTCGCGACGCCCGTCGTCGCCTATCCACCATCGCCCGGAGCCGGCGGGCACGACTCGCCCGCACACGGCCGCCTCGATTCCGTGACTCCGGAACGCCTCTAGCAGGTTTTCCGCCCGGGCGGGGTCGCACGTGAGCACGAGAGTACCTTCACTGATGACCTCGTACGGGTCGAGCCCAAAATGGTCACACACTGCGGCTACGTCCGCGGGCACCGGCACCTTCGCGCGATCGATCTCAAGACCGGCCCCCGACGCCTCGGCTACTTCCCAGAGGCCGCGGGCCACTCCGCCTTCGGTGGCGTCGTGCATCGCGTGAACGCCGCCCGCCCTGGTAGCGACCTCGGCGTCCGCAACTACCGACATCTCCTTGAAGCGTAGACGGGCGCGGTCCACTAGGTCCGGCCCGACACCGGCTGCCAACAGCCTTTCGCCCAGTTCAGAGGCGAGTATTCCCGCGGCCTCTATCGCCGCGCCCTTCGTGAGCACCACCACGTCACCCTCGCGGGCGCCGCCGGGAGTGATTACCTCACGGCCGGTCCCCCACACCGTTATCCCGCCGATTGTCGGAACGACCACCGCCCCGTAGAATCCGGTGTGGCCACCGACGACGGCAATCCCGAGTTCACGCGCGCAATCGCTGATGCTCCTCACCAGCCGCTCCGTATAGTCGTCCAGGGTTCCGGGAGGGAGGAGGAGTGTATACGTCATGAACCCGGGTTTCACGCCCAGCACCGCCACGTCGCTTGCGCCGATGTGAACGGTGATCCAACCGTAGTCCTCAGGGGAAGTCGTCGGACCCGGGAATATGGGGTCCTCGGCCACCACCAGGTATTCCTCTCCGAATTTGAGTACCGCGGCGTCAACACCCATCTTAGGGCCCACGACTACGTGTGGGGAATGCGCCCCTGTGTGGGGCAGGATTGCGCGACGGAAGAAGTCGTCGTTTACCTTACCTATCACCATTCGACCCTCCTGGCTGTGGATTTCAGGGGCTCCGGAAAACGGAAAGCCACCCCGGGTCGGGAGTGGCTTGGGTACAGGCCAGATCTTGACACCATACTTGATCGTCCCTGCGCAGGCATTACCCTGATCAGGTTCCTCGGGTCAGGCGCAAGCCGCCTTTCTCAGCCCTCCAGAGCTCCCCGTCAGTCAAATAATACCACAATCCAGGATTCCAATAAATGGTCAAACGATTTGCTGCATAAAGGCGCGCGCCCGCGAGAACAATGATAAACGGCAGCACCGAGACGGGCCGCGAGCTCCTCACGGAGCCCTTCCTGAAACGCCTTCGGGCTCAATACATGGAAGCGCATGCCCGCCCCGGCGCTGCCTCGCTTTTGACCCGGGCGCTAGACCGCGCAGCCCGAAAGGCGGATCACATCACGTCGGCCTGGCGATTGAGCGCGCTGTCCGGGCACGCGTGGTCGGTGTCCTCATCCTCGTTGGGATCCCAGTACACCTTAGGTCGGGGTATCGTCGACGGCTCTGGGCATAATAGGCACACACGCCAATCGGAGGGTGATCTCAGATGAGACGACTGTTGGGGAAGAAACCGGTCACGCGCGCCGCCTTGCGCCTCGCGACGATTGCGGTAATCGTAACCGCCGTTCTCGCATCGGCGACGGGGTGCAGCCTGCGCTTGTTCCGGAGACCGGCGCCCGCGGGCCAGGAACCCACCCTCACGTTGTTCTCGCACAAAGACAACACCACGAAGCAGATCAAACTCGAGGAGTACATCCAGGGAGTGGTGGCCGCGGAGATACAGCCCGACTGGCCCATGGAGGCGCTGAAAGCGCAGGCTATCGTGGCGAGGACCTTTACTCTCCAGAAAAGGGACGAGGGCACGGTCAGGCCGATTCACGGCACCGACGCCTGTGACAGCAAGGACCACTTCCAGGCATACGATCCGTCGAGGATCAACGAGAACGTCAAGCGCGCCGTGCAGGAGACCCGGGGGATGGTCATACTGTTCGGAGGGAAGCCGATACGCGCGTGGTTCCACTCCAACTCGGGTGGCAAGACCGCCACTGCGCAGGAAGGCTTGAACTTCACGCAGGAATCCGCACCGTACGCTGTACCGGTGGATGACCCCATGTCACTCCAGAACGCGCCCGCGGACCAGAAGTCATGGACCGCCACGTTCAGCGCCGGCGACCTGAGCGGGGCTGCCGCGAAACTTGGCAAGAGCGTGAGCGGGGTCAAGTCCGCCTCCATCGGGAAGAAGGGGCCCTCAGGCCGCGCGCTGACCATCGTAATCAACGGACAGGAGTTTCCCGCAGCCGAACTGCGGACCAGCCTTGGGCCTGAGAGGATGAAATCGACGCTCCTGGATTCCGTGAGTGTGTCTGGTGGCAAGGTCGTCATGAAGGGGCGCGGCTGGGGTCACGGTGTAGGCATGTCCCAGTGGGGCGCCGAGGCGATGGCCAAAGCGGGGAAGAAGGCGGAGGACATCATCAAGTTCTACTTCAAGGGTGTCGATCTGACGAAGATGTGGCAATAGCAGCAGCGCGCGAGCGCCGGCGGGGAAAACAACCGCCCCCAGGAGAGGGGAACTGCCTGGGGGCTCCCGCGATGCCCGAGGAAGGGGAGGCGACCTCGGGCTCTTTTTATCCTGTCAACGTGTACCTTGTGTCGCGACGCCCGCTCAGCGCGCCGGCGGCGCCCGCACCACAAACAAACAGGACCCAGGAGGCTACTCCCGGGTCCCTCGATTGGGCCCCCGAAATGTTCCTCCTTCCACGCTTACGAGGTTAGCTGACGGATTCGGGTTGAAGAAGTAACCCTACCCTGCTCTCGCAGGGATTCACCCCGGTGTACTGGGTCCCCCGTTCCCTCTGAAGGGATTCAGCGTTCAACGACACCCGTACTGTTGTTATCATTATAATCCTGCCACCGTGCACGGTCAACGAGGAAACGCCTGCCAGGCGCTTGTCGTCGCGAAGCGCGGCGCGGGTGCGCGGCGCGGGTTTCACCTGTTGACGACGATTCAGGTGGCCACCTTGTTCCCGGGCGTGGGAAGGAGGCGGGGTCCGAACGGCGAAGTAACACGGGTGGCCGATCATGGTCGCCTATGCGGCTCCATGAGCCCCCAGCCGGGTAACGCCGCTTGAGGCCATTCGACGGGGAGAAAGGAAGGGACGCGTATGGTGGATTTCGAGCTGACGGAAGAGCAGCGCATG carries:
- a CDS encoding AIR synthase → MIGKVNDDFFRRAILPHTGAHSPHVVVGPKMGVDAAVLKFGEEYLVVAEDPIFPGPTTSPEDYGWITVHIGASDVAVLGVKPGFMTYTLLLPPGTLDDYTERLVRSISDCARELGIAVVGGHTGFYGAVVVPTIGGITVWGTGREVITPGGAREGDVVVLTKGAAIEAAGILASELGERLLAAGVGPDLVDRARLRFKEMSVVADAEVATRAGGVHAMHDATEGGVARGLWEVAEASGAGLEIDRAKVPVPADVAAVCDHFGLDPYEVISEGTLVLTCDPARAENLLEAFRSHGIEAAVCGRVVPAGSGRWWIGDDGRREPLTPPPVDRFWEVFFNALALKSDTRTPAERTLCEELAEAVKALERAGILPLIPEIGANIAYASLEARETRDVAAIPGRLVRVKDRVVPTGQPEMGASIYMAGTLLIAREFFPDTRCVMNLRNNPRVLGACAKAGLVVAAMPAPPDYRQSDDDYSRDLRAVLAARSTLPDVVDVPDRINLERLILVFATGLDDLLRKVKAIAERLG
- a CDS encoding SpoIID/LytB domain-containing protein, encoding MRRLLGKKPVTRAALRLATIAVIVTAVLASATGCSLRLFRRPAPAGQEPTLTLFSHKDNTTKQIKLEEYIQGVVAAEIQPDWPMEALKAQAIVARTFTLQKRDEGTVRPIHGTDACDSKDHFQAYDPSRINENVKRAVQETRGMVILFGGKPIRAWFHSNSGGKTATAQEGLNFTQESAPYAVPVDDPMSLQNAPADQKSWTATFSAGDLSGAAAKLGKSVSGVKSASIGKKGPSGRALTIVINGQEFPAAELRTSLGPERMKSTLLDSVSVSGGKVVMKGRGWGHGVGMSQWGAEAMAKAGKKAEDIIKFYFKGVDLTKMWQ